The following are encoded together in the Lactuca sativa cultivar Salinas chromosome 1, Lsat_Salinas_v11, whole genome shotgun sequence genome:
- the LOC111896386 gene encoding protein FAR1-RELATED SEQUENCE 9-like: MFYNNVVQVIVITGFILHPDFGDRNMSIQRSLGNDGDQHVSDYLKRMQTENPSFFYAIQCDCEQSNQNIFWVDPSFRMNYSYFGDTVRLNTSYVAHQFRVPLISITGLNHHGQPVLFGCGLL; the protein is encoded by the exons ATGTTCTATAACAATGTTGTTCAAGTTATAGTTATTACAG GCTTCATCCTGCATCCGGATTTCGGCGATCGAAACATGAGTATACAAAGGAGCCTTGGGAATGATGGTGATCAGCATGTTAGTGATTATCTGAAGCGAATGCAAACAGAGAATCCAAGTTTCTTCTATGCAATTCAATGTGACTGTGAGCAATCTAATCAAAATATCTTTTGGGTTGATCCATCGTTCAGGATGAATTACAGTTATTTTGGTGATACTGTTAGATTAAACACTTCATACGTAGCCCATCAGTTTAGGGTTCCACTGATCTCGATAACTGGGCTCAATCACCATGGACAACCAGTTCTATTCGGTTGTGGATTGCTTTGA